Proteins encoded within one genomic window of Amycolatopsis sp. 2-15:
- a CDS encoding CPBP family intramembrane glutamic endopeptidase: MTITGPRTSTRLLLVVVCVVVLATATTLANRVLPGWAYPVCGAVTAAVLLALAFGAGYTPADLGVSRATLGRAAVTGLVGAAFFLVVFGIAAVVPALRTVYDDGRVGDPDLLQLLWLTLGRITFGTVIVEEIAFRGVLPALLGARDDRWRWGPILGASAFFGLWHFLPALAVGRNAAVHAALGGIPTQLLQVLAMVAAAAAGVFLYAWRHFGRGVLASVLVHFTTNVGGLVIAVAVRA; encoded by the coding sequence ATGACCATCACCGGGCCGAGGACGTCGACGCGGTTGCTGCTCGTCGTCGTGTGTGTGGTGGTGCTGGCGACCGCGACCACGCTCGCCAACCGGGTCCTGCCGGGCTGGGCGTACCCGGTGTGCGGCGCCGTGACGGCGGCGGTGCTGCTCGCGCTGGCGTTCGGCGCCGGGTACACACCGGCCGACCTCGGCGTCAGCCGCGCGACGCTCGGGCGAGCGGCCGTGACGGGGCTGGTCGGGGCGGCGTTCTTCCTGGTCGTCTTCGGCATCGCGGCCGTCGTACCGGCGTTGCGGACCGTCTACGACGACGGGCGCGTCGGCGACCCCGACCTGCTGCAACTGCTGTGGCTCACGCTCGGGCGGATCACGTTCGGCACGGTGATCGTGGAGGAGATCGCGTTCCGCGGCGTACTGCCCGCGCTGCTCGGCGCGCGCGACGACCGCTGGCGATGGGGGCCGATCCTCGGGGCGTCGGCGTTCTTCGGGCTGTGGCACTTCCTTCCGGCGCTGGCCGTCGGGCGCAACGCGGCCGTGCATGCGGCGCTCGGCGGCATTCCGACGCAGCTGCTGCAGGTGCTCGCGATGGTCGCCGCGGCCGCGGCGGGCGTCTTCCTGTACGCGTGGCGGCACTTCGGCCGCGGCGTGCTGGCATCGGTGCTGGTGCA
- a CDS encoding DivIVA domain-containing protein, which translates to MAPESGEDLMSVEPRFDPAWRGYHRGQVKEFVAWAQEELHRVAAERDAAMRRVARLAEHNRELHATIDRISRTPIEADALQERSRRMIELTREEASEIIARAKEKAEQTRLDAEAEAVRLTEKERALVAATEEDRRRQRAAHEEFMRRAAAERAAADEAAAKQRRHMEEDLTVALHQRRTATITELDTQRTKTLRELDAHRTETLRKLNAQRTETERALAAQRTETLRDLENQRTETHRVLAAQTVAAQTEADTRVRRATEHANDIVTRADDRVAELTAIHHRLKTALTGTRELLASATAALDPQPDDTDTPVPVQRRKPALTEAATTG; encoded by the coding sequence ATGGCCCCCGAAAGTGGCGAGGACCTGATGTCCGTCGAGCCGCGTTTCGACCCGGCTTGGCGCGGCTATCACCGAGGCCAGGTCAAGGAATTCGTGGCCTGGGCCCAGGAAGAGCTCCACCGGGTGGCGGCCGAACGCGACGCGGCGATGCGGCGCGTGGCCCGGCTGGCGGAGCACAACCGCGAGCTGCACGCGACGATCGACCGCATCAGCCGCACCCCCATAGAAGCCGACGCGCTCCAGGAACGATCACGGCGCATGATCGAGCTGACTCGCGAAGAAGCTTCGGAAATCATCGCGCGGGCAAAGGAAAAGGCGGAGCAGACGCGGCTCGACGCCGAGGCCGAGGCCGTGCGGCTCACCGAGAAGGAACGCGCGCTCGTCGCCGCGACCGAGGAAGATCGCCGTCGCCAGCGTGCCGCGCACGAGGAATTCATGCGCCGGGCGGCCGCCGAACGCGCCGCCGCCGATGAAGCCGCCGCGAAGCAGCGCCGCCACATGGAGGAAGACCTCACCGTGGCCCTGCACCAGCGCCGCACCGCGACGATCACCGAACTGGACACCCAGCGCACCAAAACGCTGCGCGAGCTCGACGCCCACCGCACGGAAACGTTGCGCAAGCTGAACGCCCAGCGCACCGAAACCGAGCGTGCCCTGGCTGCCCAGCGCACGGAAACCCTGCGTGACCTGGAGAACCAGCGCACCGAAACCCACCGCGTGCTCGCCGCGCAGACCGTCGCGGCGCAGACGGAGGCCGACACCCGGGTCCGCCGCGCGACCGAGCACGCCAACGACATCGTCACCCGGGCCGACGATCGCGTCGCCGAGCTGACGGCCATCCACCACCGCCTGAAAACGGCGCTCACCGGCACCCGCGAACTCCTGGCGTCGGCGACCGCCGCGCTGGACCCGCAACCCGACGACACCGACACCCCCGTGCCCGTCCAGCGCCGCAAACCGGCGCTCACCGAGGCAGCCACAACCGGCTGA
- a CDS encoding MgtC/SapB family protein, with product MHALWSTDEQWSLLLPVLLALVLSTAIGLEREVGNKQAGLRTHTLVGVGSAVFMLVSKYGFADLLNTEHVALDPSRIAAQIVSGIGFVGGGLIFVRRDAVRGLTTAATVWLAAAVGVACGAGLPVLAAATTVGLIVITRGFPPLSRFVARHRREPPILRLSYSDGHGVLRNVLASCTERGWVVHQVAVDRETVSEEGQRIAVVTLRLQGRGDLAELTAELAELPGVRSTATGAEDPLED from the coding sequence GTGCACGCTCTCTGGTCCACGGACGAACAGTGGTCACTGCTGCTCCCCGTGTTGCTCGCCCTGGTGCTGAGCACGGCGATCGGCCTCGAGCGCGAGGTCGGCAACAAACAGGCCGGCCTGCGCACGCACACCCTGGTGGGCGTGGGGTCGGCGGTGTTCATGCTCGTGTCCAAGTACGGGTTCGCCGACCTGCTGAACACCGAGCACGTGGCGCTCGACCCGTCGCGGATCGCGGCGCAGATCGTCTCGGGCATCGGGTTCGTCGGCGGCGGGTTGATCTTCGTGCGCCGCGACGCGGTGCGCGGGCTCACGACGGCCGCGACGGTGTGGCTCGCGGCGGCCGTCGGCGTCGCGTGCGGTGCGGGGCTGCCCGTGCTCGCGGCGGCGACGACCGTGGGACTGATCGTGATCACTCGCGGTTTCCCGCCGCTTTCCCGGTTCGTGGCGCGGCATCGGCGTGAACCACCCATTCTGCGGCTGAGCTACTCCGATGGGCACGGAGTTTTGCGAAACGTTCTCGCGAGCTGTACCGAACGCGGCTGGGTGGTCCACCAGGTGGCGGTCGACAGGGAGACGGTTTCCGAAGAGGGGCAACGGATCGCGGTCGTCACGCTGCGATTGCAGGGCCGCGGTGATCTTGCGGAACTGACGGCGGAACTCGCGGAACTGCCCGGTGTGCGGAGCACCGCGACGGGCGCGGAAGATCCGCTCGAAGATTGA
- a CDS encoding L-threonylcarbamoyladenylate synthase, translated as MARYFDVHPQNPQRRSLAQVVDLLREDGLIAYPTDSCFALGCRLGNQEGMERIRAIRKLDHRHHFTLVCQDFAQLGQFVHVDNTVFRAIKATTPGPYTFILPATKEVPRRLMHAKKKTVGVRIPEHVVTQALLAELGEPILSSTLLLPDSGEPLTQGWEIKEELDHQLDAVLDSGDCGVEPTTVVDFSSGEAEIVRYGAGDATRFE; from the coding sequence ATGGCCCGCTACTTCGACGTGCACCCGCAGAACCCCCAGCGGCGCTCGCTGGCCCAGGTCGTGGACCTGCTTCGCGAAGACGGGCTCATCGCGTATCCCACCGACTCCTGCTTCGCACTCGGCTGCCGGCTCGGCAACCAGGAGGGCATGGAGCGGATCCGGGCGATCCGCAAGCTGGACCACCGCCACCACTTCACGCTCGTCTGCCAGGACTTCGCCCAGCTCGGGCAGTTCGTGCACGTGGACAACACGGTGTTCCGGGCGATCAAGGCCACGACGCCCGGGCCGTACACGTTCATTCTTCCCGCGACCAAGGAAGTGCCGCGGCGGCTGATGCACGCGAAGAAGAAGACTGTCGGCGTGCGCATCCCGGAGCACGTGGTCACGCAGGCGCTGCTGGCCGAGCTCGGGGAGCCGATCCTGTCGAGCACGCTGCTGCTGCCCGACTCCGGCGAGCCCCTCACCCAGGGCTGGGAGATCAAGGAAGAGCTTGATCACCAGCTCGACGCGGTGCTCGATTCCGGCGACTGCGGCGTCGAGCCGACCACGGTGGTCGACTTCTCGTCCGGCGAGGCGGAGATCGTCCGCTACGGCGCGGGCGACGCGACGCGGTTCGAGTGA
- a CDS encoding TetR family transcriptional regulator, whose protein sequence is MTSARPRRSDATRAAILDAARERFAADGYERATIRAIAADAAIDPSMVMRYYGSKEKLFAAAAHFDLRLPDFTQLPLEDAGTLLARHVLARWSNDETLFALLRAGVTNETAAERMRSIFADQLGPQVAKVCPDPAEAPVRAGLISSQVLGLALCRFVLRLPPIAEMTEDEAVRWLGPTLQRYLVGY, encoded by the coding sequence ATGACCTCGGCCCGACCCCGGCGCTCCGACGCGACGCGCGCCGCCATCCTCGACGCCGCCCGCGAACGCTTCGCCGCGGACGGGTACGAGCGCGCGACGATCCGCGCCATCGCGGCCGACGCGGCCATCGACCCGTCGATGGTGATGCGCTACTACGGCTCCAAGGAAAAGCTCTTCGCGGCCGCGGCCCACTTCGACCTGCGCCTGCCCGACTTCACGCAGCTGCCGCTCGAAGACGCCGGCACGCTGCTCGCGCGGCACGTGCTGGCGCGCTGGTCGAATGACGAGACGCTGTTCGCGCTCCTGCGCGCGGGCGTCACGAACGAGACGGCGGCCGAACGCATGCGCTCGATCTTCGCCGACCAGCTCGGACCGCAGGTCGCGAAGGTCTGCCCGGATCCCGCCGAGGCGCCGGTGCGCGCCGGGCTGATCTCGTCGCAGGTGCTGGGCCTGGCGCTGTGCCGGTTCGTGCTGCGGCTACCGCCGATCGCGGAGATGACCGAGGACGAGGCCGTGCGCTGGCTCGGGCCGACGCTGCAGCGCTACCTCGTGGGGTACTGA
- a CDS encoding FAD-dependent monooxygenase, whose amino-acid sequence MNERTQVLISGGGVAGLTAALLLQSHGVRAVLVEKHASTSPQPKARRFNHRSNEVFRALGMSDAVAEASAPLASFAGMLTGPTLAEAKWPEITPAMQAGITQYGRMNDQSPAPSVLCPQDVLEPVLRRAAEDRGVSVRFSTELVSFTQSPSGITVALRSAGGEVSEVAADYLIAADGARSPVREALGIPRSGYGRLADNLDIAFRADLTDLVRDKKFNLCQIENPAASGAFVSVNGTDRWLFSTSDFAGSATLGDDGWRDLLRTVVGVPDLDVEVLSLMPWESGMYVADRYAEGRVFLAGDAAHAMPPLAAAGANAAIGDVHNLAWKLAAVLAGSASPALLDTYHAERHPLGYATAEFSSRVSGHLGTMIASVTSGEVPVDPVAALFGVQYDEGAFAPDTRGPAPSDHYAPGGRPGTRVPHAWVSPRVSTVDLAGPDFALLTSPGETHWTATAHLLGLRTVPVPDPTWLASVDLSPDGALLLRPDAIVAWHWSSDIPLSDACARILGHPAAVGG is encoded by the coding sequence ATGAACGAACGGACGCAGGTGCTGATCAGCGGCGGTGGGGTCGCCGGGTTGACGGCGGCGTTGCTGCTGCAGAGCCACGGTGTGCGGGCGGTGCTGGTGGAGAAGCACGCGAGCACGTCACCGCAGCCGAAGGCGCGGCGGTTCAACCATCGCAGCAACGAGGTGTTCCGCGCGCTCGGCATGAGCGACGCGGTGGCGGAGGCGAGTGCGCCGCTGGCGTCGTTCGCGGGGATGCTGACGGGGCCGACGCTGGCCGAGGCGAAGTGGCCGGAGATCACTCCGGCGATGCAGGCGGGCATCACGCAGTACGGCCGGATGAACGACCAGAGCCCGGCGCCGAGCGTGCTGTGCCCGCAGGACGTGTTGGAGCCGGTGCTGCGGCGGGCCGCGGAGGACCGTGGCGTTTCGGTGCGGTTCTCGACGGAACTGGTGTCGTTCACGCAGTCGCCCTCGGGAATCACCGTGGCGCTGCGTTCCGCCGGGGGCGAGGTCTCGGAAGTGGCGGCCGATTACCTGATCGCGGCCGACGGGGCGCGCAGCCCGGTCCGCGAAGCGCTGGGGATTCCGCGCAGCGGCTACGGCCGCCTCGCGGACAACCTGGATATCGCGTTCCGCGCCGATCTCACGGACCTGGTGCGGGACAAGAAGTTCAACCTGTGCCAGATCGAGAATCCGGCGGCGTCGGGCGCGTTCGTGTCGGTGAACGGCACCGACCGTTGGCTGTTCTCCACGTCGGACTTCGCCGGCTCCGCGACCTTGGGCGACGACGGCTGGCGCGACCTGCTGCGCACCGTCGTCGGCGTGCCGGACCTCGACGTGGAGGTACTGAGCCTGATGCCGTGGGAGTCGGGCATGTACGTCGCCGACCGCTACGCCGAGGGCCGCGTCTTCCTCGCCGGAGACGCCGCGCACGCCATGCCGCCTCTGGCCGCGGCCGGCGCGAACGCCGCGATCGGCGACGTCCACAACCTGGCGTGGAAGCTCGCGGCCGTCCTCGCCGGGTCGGCGTCACCCGCGCTGCTCGACACCTACCACGCCGAACGCCACCCCCTGGGCTACGCGACGGCCGAGTTCTCCAGCCGGGTCAGCGGCCACCTCGGCACCATGATCGCCTCCGTCACCAGCGGCGAAGTCCCCGTCGACCCGGTCGCAGCCCTTTTCGGCGTGCAGTACGACGAAGGCGCCTTCGCCCCCGACACCCGCGGCCCTGCCCCCTCCGACCACTACGCCCCCGGCGGCCGCCCCGGCACCCGCGTGCCCCACGCCTGGGTCTCGCCAAGGGTGTCCACTGTGGACCTGGCCGGCCCGGACTTCGCCCTCCTGACCTCCCCCGGCGAGACACACTGGACCGCGACAGCCCACCTCCTCGGCCTCCGCACGGTCCCGGTCCCCGACCCCACCTGGCTCGCCTCCGTCGACCTCTCACCCGACGGCGCCCTCCTCCTCCGCCCCGACGCGATCGTGGCGTGGCACTGGTCGTCCGACATCCCCCTCTCCGACGCGTGCGCCCGCATACTCGGCCACCCGGCGGCCGTCGGTGGGTGA
- a CDS encoding TetR/AcrR family transcriptional regulator — protein sequence MSAQGTPTPPIWLLPEPPERRWGLGRAEIVKTAIAIADSGGSDALTMRAVAKELGSSTPMSLYRYVHNKDGLVDLMLDAANAEVTTPEQPGEDWRADLTRVSHDSWTMMKRHPWFAELVHQRPPAGPNASRRQEFVLSTFVGLGQGLSAAVSYHRLLDGYVVGQALQRIEEKKMWQRQGFRGLDDVQELAGAWFVDVGSDAAPRFPLLERVVKDFLNADPHAPATPAEDVQFTLGLDCLLDGISTRL from the coding sequence TTGAGCGCTCAGGGAACCCCGACCCCGCCGATCTGGCTGCTGCCCGAACCGCCCGAACGGCGGTGGGGCCTCGGCCGCGCGGAGATCGTGAAGACCGCGATCGCGATCGCCGACTCCGGCGGCTCCGACGCGCTCACCATGCGCGCCGTCGCGAAGGAGCTGGGCTCGTCCACGCCCATGTCGCTCTACCGCTACGTGCACAACAAGGACGGCCTCGTCGACCTCATGCTCGACGCGGCGAACGCCGAGGTCACCACGCCCGAGCAGCCGGGTGAGGACTGGCGTGCCGATCTCACCCGGGTCTCGCACGACTCGTGGACGATGATGAAACGCCACCCCTGGTTCGCCGAGCTCGTGCACCAGCGCCCGCCCGCCGGGCCGAACGCGAGCCGTCGCCAGGAGTTCGTGCTGAGCACCTTCGTCGGCCTGGGCCAGGGCCTCTCGGCCGCGGTTTCCTATCACCGGCTGCTCGACGGTTACGTCGTCGGCCAGGCCCTGCAGCGGATCGAAGAGAAGAAGATGTGGCAGCGGCAGGGCTTCCGCGGGCTCGACGACGTCCAGGAGCTCGCCGGCGCCTGGTTCGTCGACGTCGGCAGCGACGCGGCGCCGCGTTTCCCGCTGCTCGAACGCGTGGTCAAGGACTTCCTCAACGCCGACCCCCACGCCCCGGCCACCCCCGCCGAGGACGTTCAGTTCACGCTCGGGCTCGACTGCCTGCTCGACGGCATCTCCACCCGGCTCTGA
- a CDS encoding YciI family protein has translation MKFLLTMHMNPEVWDGLSEETKDAVMTGHGDFIAKIRASGEMINTQALGAPADSAVVHVRSGVPVVTDGPFTESKEFLAGFYFVECENRERALEVAAMIPDAGIEGLGIEVRPVAFFAGAEGEPEPG, from the coding sequence ATGAAGTTCCTGCTGACGATGCACATGAACCCCGAAGTCTGGGATGGGCTCTCGGAGGAGACCAAGGACGCGGTCATGACCGGGCACGGGGACTTCATCGCGAAGATCCGCGCGTCGGGGGAGATGATCAACACCCAGGCGCTCGGCGCGCCCGCGGACAGCGCCGTGGTGCACGTGCGCAGCGGGGTGCCGGTCGTGACCGACGGGCCGTTCACCGAGTCGAAGGAGTTCCTCGCGGGCTTCTACTTCGTGGAGTGCGAGAACCGGGAACGCGCGCTCGAGGTCGCCGCGATGATCCCCGACGCCGGCATCGAGGGCCTCGGCATCGAGGTCCGCCCGGTCGCGTTCTTCGCCGGCGCCGAGGGCGAGCCCGAGCCCGGCTGA
- a CDS encoding RNA polymerase sigma factor has translation MDVELLRPLVPQVLGALVRRYGQFEACEDAVQEALLAAVEQWADGDVPDNPRAWLLTVATRRLTDLWRSESARRRREENVAGQEVTQVVPGPGEDRGPEHDDTLTLLFLCCHPAVTPSSQVALTLRAVGGLTTAEIATAFLVPEATMTRRITRAKESIAAAGSTFAEPSAEDWPDRLQVVLHVLYLIFNEGYTASSGEELHRVELTAEAIRLTRAVRTLLPDDGEVAGLLALMLLADARRPARTHEGALLPLADQDRRLWTVPLIVEGVELVSRTLGRGPVGPYQVQAAIAALHDRAASTETTDWPQIVELYDVLAELAPSPVVTLNRAIAVAMVDGPAAALALLATVADDSRLKQGHRLDAVRAHLLELAGDTAAAHAHYLRAAKRTSSLPERRYLQSRAEKFLPLQR, from the coding sequence ATGGACGTCGAACTGCTCCGGCCGCTCGTACCGCAGGTACTCGGGGCGCTGGTGCGCCGGTACGGCCAGTTCGAGGCCTGCGAGGATGCCGTGCAGGAGGCGCTGCTCGCGGCCGTCGAGCAGTGGGCCGACGGGGACGTGCCGGACAACCCGCGCGCGTGGCTGCTCACCGTCGCGACCCGGCGGCTCACCGACCTCTGGCGCAGCGAGAGCGCTCGGCGCCGGCGCGAAGAGAACGTGGCCGGGCAAGAGGTCACGCAGGTGGTGCCGGGGCCGGGCGAGGACCGCGGGCCGGAGCACGACGACACGTTGACGCTGCTGTTCCTCTGCTGCCACCCGGCGGTGACGCCGAGCTCGCAGGTCGCGCTGACGTTGCGCGCGGTGGGCGGCCTGACCACGGCGGAGATCGCGACCGCGTTCCTGGTGCCCGAGGCCACGATGACGCGGCGGATCACGCGCGCGAAGGAGAGCATCGCGGCCGCGGGGTCGACGTTCGCCGAGCCCTCGGCCGAGGACTGGCCTGATCGGCTGCAGGTCGTGCTCCATGTGCTCTACCTGATCTTCAACGAGGGCTACACCGCGTCTTCGGGCGAGGAACTGCACCGCGTGGAGCTCACCGCGGAAGCGATCCGGCTGACACGCGCCGTGCGCACGCTCCTGCCCGACGACGGTGAGGTCGCGGGCCTGCTCGCGCTGATGCTGCTCGCCGACGCCCGCCGCCCCGCGCGGACGCACGAGGGCGCGCTGCTGCCGCTGGCCGACCAGGACCGTCGCTTGTGGACGGTGCCGCTGATCGTCGAAGGCGTGGAGCTGGTGAGCCGCACGCTCGGGCGCGGACCCGTGGGTCCGTACCAGGTGCAGGCCGCGATCGCCGCGCTGCACGACCGCGCGGCGAGCACCGAGACCACGGACTGGCCGCAGATCGTCGAGCTCTACGACGTGCTGGCGGAGCTCGCGCCGAGCCCGGTCGTGACGCTCAACCGCGCGATCGCCGTCGCGATGGTCGACGGGCCGGCCGCCGCGCTGGCCCTGCTCGCCACCGTGGCGGACGACAGCCGGCTCAAGCAGGGCCACCGCCTCGACGCCGTGCGCGCCCACCTGCTGGAGCTCGCCGGCGATACCGCCGCGGCCCACGCGCACTACCTGCGCGCGGCCAAACGGACGTCGAGCCTGCCTGAGCGCCGCTACCTGCAATCGCGAGCCGAAAAGTTTCTGCCGCTCCAGCGATGA
- a CDS encoding SgcJ/EcaC family oxidoreductase: MTTTATPAEIRDLLTGLYAAWAENDAAAFAARYTEDATVVMPGVFHQGRAAVREYMGAAFAGPLKGSRGVDEPQDVRVDGDTAIVVSRAGILFAGADSLPAERERIATWVLTRAAGSWSVAAYSNAPAH, translated from the coding sequence ATGACTACCACCGCCACCCCCGCCGAGATCCGCGACCTGCTGACCGGCCTCTACGCCGCCTGGGCCGAGAACGACGCCGCGGCCTTCGCCGCGCGGTACACCGAAGACGCGACCGTGGTGATGCCCGGCGTCTTCCACCAGGGCCGCGCCGCCGTGCGCGAGTACATGGGCGCTGCGTTCGCCGGCCCGCTCAAGGGTTCGCGCGGCGTCGACGAGCCGCAGGACGTGCGTGTCGACGGCGACACCGCGATCGTCGTCAGCCGCGCCGGGATCCTGTTCGCCGGCGCGGACTCGCTGCCGGCCGAACGCGAGCGCATCGCCACCTGGGTCCTGACCCGGGCCGCCGGCTCGTGGTCGGTCGCCGCCTACAGCAACGCCCCGGCGCACTGA
- a CDS encoding sigma-70 family RNA polymerase sigma factor — translation MPDFAASTGPHRAELVVHCYRLLGSVHEAEDLVQETMLRAWRAWERYDSTRASIRTWLYRIATNACLTALEGRARRPLPTGLGGPSEDPLQRLVPAFDVPWLQPLPDDPAAVTAARSGVRLAFVAAMQLLPPRQRAVLVLRDVLDFSAAEVADLLGTTTASVNSALQRARSGVAGVSADELTESGEEVIDDYVRAFEEADVDALVALLTDEVVLEMPPVPLWYRGRDDYARFMARVFEMRGTRWQLQRTHANGQPAFAAYCWDGSDFHLHTLQVFSIADGRVAHTVVFQDPAVFEVFGLAPVLTR, via the coding sequence GTGCCCGACTTCGCGGCGAGCACCGGTCCGCACCGGGCCGAGCTGGTGGTGCACTGCTACCGCCTGCTCGGCTCGGTGCACGAGGCCGAGGACCTCGTGCAGGAGACGATGCTGCGCGCCTGGCGCGCGTGGGAACGCTACGACAGCACGCGCGCCTCGATCCGGACCTGGCTCTACCGCATAGCGACCAACGCGTGCCTCACCGCGCTCGAAGGTCGCGCCCGGCGTCCGTTGCCGACGGGCCTCGGCGGCCCGAGCGAAGATCCGCTGCAGCGGCTCGTGCCGGCGTTCGACGTGCCGTGGCTGCAGCCGCTGCCCGACGACCCGGCCGCCGTCACCGCCGCGCGCTCGGGCGTGCGGCTCGCCTTCGTCGCGGCGATGCAGCTGCTGCCGCCGCGGCAACGCGCTGTGCTCGTGCTGCGCGACGTGCTCGACTTCAGCGCCGCTGAGGTGGCCGATCTGCTCGGTACCACCACGGCCTCGGTGAACAGCGCTTTGCAACGCGCGCGAAGCGGCGTCGCCGGCGTGTCGGCCGACGAGCTCACCGAATCGGGCGAAGAGGTCATCGACGACTACGTCCGTGCGTTCGAGGAGGCGGACGTCGACGCGTTGGTGGCCCTGCTGACCGACGAGGTCGTGCTGGAGATGCCGCCCGTCCCGCTCTGGTACCGCGGCCGCGACGACTACGCCCGCTTCATGGCCCGCGTGTTCGAGATGCGCGGCACGCGCTGGCAGCTGCAGCGCACGCACGCCAACGGCCAGCCCGCCTTCGCCGCCTACTGCTGGGACGGCTCGGACTTCCACCTGCACACGCTGCAGGTGTTCTCGATCGCCGACGGCCGGGTGGCGCACACCGTCGTGTTCCAGGACCCCGCGGTGTTCGAGGTGTTCGGCCTGGCGCCGGTGCTCACGCGCTGA
- a CDS encoding YciI family protein, producing the protein MPHYAILIYERETPGGVADLPPELLEEHARVEDRITASGGTLIAGYATQPSAKTRSLRGAAVAPGAFAVSPEAMAGFFIVDARDLDHAVEIGGFVPVLDGGVEVRPLLGG; encoded by the coding sequence ATGCCGCACTACGCGATCCTGATCTACGAGCGCGAGACGCCCGGCGGCGTCGCGGATCTCCCGCCCGAGCTGCTCGAAGAGCACGCCCGCGTCGAGGACCGCATCACCGCTTCCGGCGGCACGCTCATCGCCGGGTACGCCACCCAGCCCTCGGCCAAGACGCGGTCGCTTCGCGGCGCAGCGGTCGCCCCCGGCGCCTTCGCGGTGAGCCCGGAAGCCATGGCCGGCTTCTTCATCGTCGACGCGCGCGACCTCGACCACGCCGTGGAGATCGGCGGGTTCGTCCCGGTGCTCGACGGCGGCGTCGAGGTCCGGCCGCTGCTCGGCGGCTGA
- a CDS encoding nitroreductase family deazaflavin-dependent oxidoreductase: MGLRKLLTGFGKTPAFAALGRALVPADRVMLRVTGGRLGVGTPLGLPALLLTTVGRTSGEPRQVPLLYVERDGGYVVIGSNWGGEKQPAWSANLMAQPEATVSMRGRTTAVRGRLLEGDERQEMWDAVARYWPAYDTYAVRAAHREIRVFLLSPR; encoded by the coding sequence ATGGGACTGCGAAAGCTCCTCACCGGGTTCGGCAAGACCCCCGCGTTCGCCGCGCTCGGGCGGGCGCTCGTCCCCGCCGACCGCGTGATGTTGCGCGTGACCGGCGGACGTCTGGGTGTCGGCACGCCGCTGGGTCTGCCGGCCCTGCTGCTGACCACGGTCGGGCGCACGAGCGGCGAGCCGCGCCAGGTGCCGCTGCTCTACGTCGAACGTGACGGGGGCTACGTCGTGATCGGCTCCAACTGGGGCGGCGAGAAGCAACCCGCGTGGTCGGCGAACCTGATGGCCCAGCCCGAGGCGACCGTCAGCATGCGCGGGCGCACCACTGCGGTCCGCGGCCGGCTCCTCGAAGGCGACGAGCGCCAGGAGATGTGGGACGCTGTCGCCCGGTATTGGCCCGCCTACGACACATACGCCGTGCGCGCCGCTCATCGTGAAATCCGCGTGTTCCTCCTCTCGCCCCGGTAG
- a CDS encoding thioesterase II family protein: protein MTEDRWIRRYHPADDAPARLVFLPHAGGSASFFHPFSKALSPDVDVLAVQYPGRQDRFGEPALTRVPDLADAITQAVLPWLDVPVVLFGHSMGATLAYEVGLRLEARGSGPHAVVVSARRAPSRPGDDTKHLLDDNALLAEVANLSGTDPRVLADEELRALVLPALRADCTAVETHTHPDTPPLAAPIHAHAGADDPRVTPEDVRAWAAHTTGGFDFTAHPGGHLYLTERLPDVVAALRKTLVITQ from the coding sequence ATGACCGAAGACCGGTGGATCCGGCGCTACCACCCGGCCGACGACGCACCGGCGCGTCTGGTGTTCCTGCCGCACGCGGGCGGTTCGGCGTCGTTTTTCCACCCGTTCTCGAAGGCGCTCTCACCCGACGTCGACGTGCTCGCCGTGCAGTACCCCGGCCGCCAAGACCGGTTCGGCGAGCCGGCGCTCACGCGGGTCCCGGACCTCGCCGACGCCATCACGCAGGCGGTGCTGCCGTGGCTCGACGTGCCCGTCGTGCTCTTCGGCCACAGCATGGGCGCCACGCTCGCCTACGAAGTCGGCCTCCGGCTGGAAGCGCGGGGCTCCGGGCCGCACGCGGTGGTCGTCTCCGCTCGCCGCGCCCCGTCCCGCCCGGGCGACGACACCAAACATCTGCTCGACGACAACGCCTTGCTCGCCGAAGTCGCGAACCTCAGCGGCACCGACCCGCGCGTGCTCGCCGACGAAGAACTGCGCGCCCTGGTCCTGCCCGCGCTGCGCGCCGACTGCACCGCCGTCGAGACCCACACCCATCCCGACACCCCGCCGCTGGCCGCGCCGATCCACGCGCACGCCGGCGCCGACGACCCGCGGGTGACCCCCGAAGACGTCCGCGCCTGGGCCGCCCACACCACCGGCGGCTTCGACTTCACGGCGCACCCCGGCGGCCACCTCTACCTCACCGAGCGGCTTCCGGACGTCGTGGCAGCACTGCGGAAGACCCTGGTGATCACCCAGTAA